From the genome of Plasmodium reichenowi strain SY57 chromosome Unknown, whole genome shotgun sequence:
AGTAAAAAGATTTactaaaaataaatgaacaaaaGTACAGGAACCATGTCATCAAGTTTAAGTCAAGTTTTTGTTCTGACCATAATTGGAAAGGGAGATATACCATTATAT
Proteins encoded in this window:
- a CDS encoding trafficking protein particle complex subunit 2, putative, whose amino-acid sequence is MNKSTGTMSSSLSQVFVLTIIGKGDIPLYEA